Proteins found in one Nitrososphaera sp. genomic segment:
- a CDS encoding ABC transporter permease, translating into MSEKPSDRILSKSEIVSRLLRSRAGLAGVILLLLLTLISVYAAIAVPRESYDQWNNPTFWQDYPKTVPPAWTDLPFLGSSAAKTIVLTRSDATVTESQMQGGRAVSYSWNAGYSYDSFPSRFSLTAKAEYSKLPLIQLDVTRPDGQTFTLYYSALPSVQGTGMTVTDVRIVSTDSSISSNLQNYVGQFSCDIDVAKPQVMIFSDAHDCKVLKGNYVFKVTAYFFSPSDSIREVALIFPGQVFGLMGTDDTGRDLSIGILWGAPVALFIGLSVAFASTFIGLYYGVISGFKGRYADEGMMRMNDIFYSLPALPLLIILSVTVGRSIFLFVGFFILFGWVPIAKIARSLALQITKLQYVEAAKLMGETDLRIIRRHVIPQLIPIAFATIAVAVPSAILAEAALSFLGLGDPSIPTWGRILHDANSAAAVQRGIWWWALIPGFMIALTGTAFVLIGNTLNSIVNPRSRRQTKVV; encoded by the coding sequence GTGTCGGAAAAACCGTCAGACAGGATACTTTCAAAAAGCGAGATTGTGTCTCGGCTCCTTCGTTCGAGGGCCGGCTTGGCGGGCGTCATCCTACTGCTGCTCCTTACTTTGATTTCTGTATATGCCGCAATCGCCGTGCCCCGCGAATCGTACGACCAGTGGAACAATCCAACCTTCTGGCAGGATTATCCCAAGACCGTGCCGCCTGCATGGACGGACCTGCCATTCCTTGGTAGTAGCGCCGCCAAGACTATAGTGCTCACGCGGTCCGACGCAACCGTAACCGAATCCCAAATGCAGGGTGGCAGGGCAGTCAGTTATTCTTGGAATGCGGGCTACTCATATGACTCATTTCCAAGCCGCTTCAGCCTTACCGCCAAGGCGGAATACTCAAAGCTCCCGCTAATCCAGCTGGACGTCACGAGACCCGACGGGCAGACATTTACACTTTACTATTCCGCGCTGCCATCAGTGCAGGGGACAGGCATGACCGTAACGGACGTGCGAATAGTCTCAACCGACAGCTCGATTTCGTCAAATCTGCAAAACTACGTTGGACAGTTTAGCTGCGACATAGACGTTGCCAAACCGCAGGTGATGATCTTTTCAGACGCCCACGACTGCAAAGTTCTCAAGGGCAATTATGTCTTCAAAGTCACAGCTTACTTTTTCTCGCCTTCCGACTCTATACGGGAAGTCGCGTTAATTTTTCCCGGCCAGGTCTTTGGCCTTATGGGTACCGATGACACAGGCAGAGACCTCTCTATCGGCATACTCTGGGGTGCGCCAGTGGCTCTGTTTATCGGGCTCTCGGTTGCGTTTGCCTCAACCTTCATTGGACTGTACTATGGCGTAATTTCCGGCTTTAAGGGTAGGTATGCGGACGAGGGCATGATGCGTATGAACGATATCTTTTACTCCCTTCCAGCGCTTCCGCTCCTGATTATCCTTTCAGTCACAGTCGGAAGAAGCATCTTTCTATTTGTCGGGTTTTTCATACTGTTTGGCTGGGTTCCAATTGCGAAAATAGCCCGCAGCCTGGCACTTCAGATAACCAAGCTCCAGTACGTCGAGGCAGCAAAACTGATGGGTGAAACTGACCTGAGAATAATTAGAAGGCATGTAATACCGCAATTGATTCCGATTGCTTTTGCGACCATCGCTGTCGCCGTTCCAAGCGCGATACTCGCAGAGGCTGCCCTCAGCTTTTTGGGCCTTGGCGATCCGTCAATCCCCACTTGGGGCCGCATACTGCACGATGCAAACTCTGCGGCGGCAGTCCAGCGCGGGATCTGGTGGTGGGCCCTCATCCCAGGCTTTATGATTGCGCTAACAGGTACTGCCTTTGTGCTAATTGGAAATACTCTGAACTCGATCGTGAACCCGCGCTCGAGGCGGCAGACAAAGGTCGTATGA
- a CDS encoding ABC transporter permease: MKGLQAFILKRAVYLVFVLFATVVVTVGLLGPTFDKVLAGVIRDHCTEDVNMNPKLSKLPPIERNKLIADCDRTQTVSQGIDQPWYSPNRLYNTVEKVMFLDLGRTANTYQGGAGTHDIHDLIMERLPRTVLLFGSATVIVSVIGIYLGTHVAGREGSISDKAVSAVTVASSSFPTWWVGMLMILAFAFALRVFPAQSLIQTSPTDPMYVPDLLYHMALPLITLVIIGFGAWAYSVRYFVLLVLGEDFIRAKRTAGVPERRVLYSHALRNAAPPILTSVALSLAASFGGAILVETVFNWPGMGMLYYEAIGYFDIPVIVGLTYVSTVIFVITVFAIDLAYGIFDPRLRLAQEGQA; encoded by the coding sequence TTCAGGCCTTTATCCTCAAGCGGGCGGTATACCTTGTATTCGTGCTTTTCGCTACCGTGGTCGTCACGGTGGGCCTCTTGGGGCCTACATTCGACAAGGTGCTGGCCGGCGTTATCCGAGACCACTGCACAGAAGACGTCAACATGAATCCAAAACTATCAAAGCTGCCTCCAATTGAACGCAATAAACTAATCGCAGACTGTGATCGTACTCAGACTGTTTCACAGGGAATCGACCAGCCATGGTACTCGCCAAACCGGCTCTACAACACGGTCGAGAAAGTCATGTTTTTGGACCTGGGAAGGACGGCAAACACCTACCAGGGGGGCGCTGGAACGCATGACATCCATGACCTCATAATGGAACGTCTGCCAAGAACAGTACTTCTCTTTGGCAGCGCCACGGTAATCGTATCTGTCATTGGAATCTATCTTGGCACGCACGTGGCTGGCAGGGAAGGCTCGATAAGCGACAAGGCAGTCTCCGCGGTGACAGTCGCGAGCAGCAGCTTCCCGACCTGGTGGGTAGGGATGCTCATGATCCTGGCTTTTGCCTTTGCGCTCAGGGTATTCCCGGCGCAGTCGCTGATACAGACGTCTCCCACTGATCCGATGTACGTGCCCGACCTGCTTTACCACATGGCCCTGCCGCTCATTACGCTTGTGATAATCGGGTTTGGTGCCTGGGCGTATTCAGTGCGCTATTTTGTCCTCCTTGTGCTTGGCGAAGACTTTATCCGAGCCAAGCGGACCGCAGGCGTGCCGGAGCGCAGAGTGCTCTATTCCCATGCACTGAGAAATGCGGCGCCTCCAATTCTCACTTCCGTGGCACTGAGTCTTGCCGCATCGTTTGGAGGAGCAATCCTGGTCGAGACCGTGTTTAACTGGCCCGGCATGGGGATGCTCTACTACGAGGCAATCGGATACTTTGACATTCCGGTAATAGTCGGGCTGACATACGTGTCTACGGTCATTTTTGTGATAACCGTATTTGCAATAGACCTAGCATACGGCATCTTTGACCCCCGGCTCCGGCTCGCACAGGAGGGGCAGGCATAG
- a CDS encoding translation initiation factor IF-5A, producing MSKPMDLGALKIGSYIIVDGEPCRIVSYDHSKPGKHGSAKARITAVGVFDGRPHPFVGPVSTKVDVPLIDKRNGQIISKQGEVLMIQDLETFDTFETTAVDDEIKEKLQGDVNGREVEYWKVLDRIKIVRVKG from the coding sequence ATGAGCAAGCCGATGGACTTGGGCGCTCTCAAAATCGGTTCCTACATAATTGTGGATGGCGAGCCGTGCAGGATAGTGTCGTACGATCACAGCAAGCCGGGAAAACACGGGTCAGCCAAGGCACGAATTACTGCAGTAGGTGTTTTCGATGGAAGGCCCCACCCGTTTGTCGGTCCTGTCTCCACCAAGGTCGATGTCCCCCTGATCGACAAGCGCAATGGGCAGATTATTTCAAAGCAGGGCGAAGTGCTTATGATTCAGGACCTCGAAACGTTTGACACGTTTGAAACCACCGCGGTTGACGATGAGATAAAGGAGAAACTTCAAGGGGATGTCAACGGCCGAGAAGTCGAGTACTGGAAGGTCCTTGACAGGATAAAGATAGTCCGGGTCAAGGGCTAA
- a CDS encoding glycosyltransferase family 2 protein: MQTPVIVGVPCFNEEKNILHFLRSLEKQSSCISAVIISDDSTDNTPNLVEKFARVSSLDVIFLHHCERRGAAAAWNEIFDGACRIAAESTSGTEALVLYDADVIPSRDCTAQLASRVGKRHRADGRVVHICASRPEPVQVDSIAARASAFISDWLRHVRRSNEISKYTVMGRALAISTEAAERIRIPENLIAIDLYLQCKAIELGMALEYNDEAVVYFSPASTIRDFASQVLRSFRGHQQLREHTARLDLNLTALDAVRAAVKAGLADPVGLVSAMVGYSLMPYYRAKLAGAASSALWDIAMSSKSVDTAPVFEE; this comes from the coding sequence ATGCAAACCCCTGTGATCGTAGGCGTACCATGCTTTAACGAGGAGAAGAACATACTTCACTTTCTGCGATCTCTTGAAAAACAATCGTCTTGCATATCGGCTGTCATCATATCCGACGACTCGACTGACAATACGCCAAATCTGGTTGAGAAATTTGCCAGAGTCTCGAGCTTGGACGTAATTTTCCTTCATCATTGTGAGAGAAGGGGCGCTGCTGCAGCATGGAACGAGATATTTGATGGCGCATGCAGGATTGCCGCAGAATCCACTTCTGGAACAGAAGCTTTGGTACTTTACGACGCCGACGTTATACCGAGCCGTGATTGTACGGCTCAACTTGCATCGAGAGTTGGCAAGAGGCACCGGGCTGACGGGCGTGTTGTCCACATTTGTGCATCCCGGCCGGAGCCTGTTCAGGTGGACTCGATTGCAGCCAGGGCATCGGCCTTTATTTCAGACTGGCTTCGCCATGTCCGAAGATCTAATGAGATCTCAAAGTACACCGTTATGGGCAGGGCGCTTGCAATTTCCACGGAAGCGGCAGAACGAATTCGAATTCCAGAGAACCTGATTGCGATAGACCTCTACCTGCAGTGCAAGGCAATCGAGCTTGGGATGGCGCTTGAGTACAACGACGAGGCGGTCGTGTACTTTAGTCCCGCATCAACAATAAGGGATTTCGCGTCGCAGGTTCTGCGTTCCTTTAGAGGCCATCAGCAGCTAAGAGAGCACACGGCCAGGCTTGATCTCAATCTCACCGCCCTTGACGCCGTACGCGCGGCGGTCAAGGCAGGGCTGGCCGACCCCGTTGGTCTTGTGTCGGCCATGGTCGGATACAGCCTGATGCCCTACTACCGAGCCAAGCTCGCCGGGGCCGCAAGTTCTGCACTTTGGGATATTGCTATGTCGTCCAAGTCTGTGGATACTGCACCAGTGTTCGAGGAATAG